One window of the Halobacillus litoralis genome contains the following:
- a CDS encoding FadR/GntR family transcriptional regulator yields the protein MDISFDRIHQNQTKTMGIVSLIKDYLIEGKLKPGDKLPTEVELIKQLGVSRTPVREAIKILESIGVIQIKRGEGMFITDNSSKLTMNPLIFSLIMHSHNVDKLIEFRQHFEMLLMNMIITKKEKDLSEIEAVYESQVERMTPDLTPEELVDIDLEFHYAILEEAENPFTIEIGRTIYELIRPKMVHFKDPEGIGRTLATHKEHLEILKGEKLFNPEEAITRMIKNNEDMIKE from the coding sequence TTGGATATTTCATTCGACAGAATCCATCAAAATCAAACAAAAACCATGGGAATCGTGTCTTTGATTAAAGACTATTTAATAGAGGGAAAATTAAAACCTGGAGATAAACTGCCTACGGAAGTGGAATTGATCAAGCAATTAGGGGTAAGCCGGACGCCTGTCCGCGAAGCCATCAAAATACTGGAATCCATCGGTGTCATTCAAATCAAACGCGGTGAAGGGATGTTCATCACAGATAACTCCTCGAAACTGACCATGAATCCTCTTATTTTCAGTTTGATTATGCATAGCCATAACGTCGATAAGCTCATCGAATTCCGTCAGCACTTTGAAATGCTGTTGATGAATATGATAATTACCAAGAAAGAAAAAGATCTGAGTGAAATTGAAGCTGTGTACGAATCCCAAGTGGAACGCATGACTCCCGATTTGACCCCTGAGGAACTCGTGGACATCGATTTAGAATTCCATTACGCCATTCTGGAAGAAGCAGAAAATCCTTTCACGATAGAAATCGGACGTACCATCTATGAATTGATCCGTCCGAAGATGGTCCACTTCAAGGACCCGGAAGGCATCGGCCGGACGCTCGCTACCCATAAGGAACACTTGGAAATATTGAAAGGAGAGAAGTTATTCAATCCTGAGGAAGCTATTACGCGGATGATTAAGAATAATGAGGATATGATTAAGGAATGA
- a CDS encoding tartrate dehydrogenase — protein MNTNRIAVLPGDGIGPEVMAEGVKVLKALAEADSSFQLEMTSFEWNSDYYLKHGRMMPEDGLTTLKNFDAIFFGALGDRRIPEHIPIWELIMPIRKNFNQYVNLRPIKQLPGVKSPLHTEGPIDFYVFRENAEGEYSNMGGRLYQQMPEEIAIQNTVITKKGVQRLARYAFDYARRNDVTKVVNATKSNAIIHSMGLWDESVKAIAAEYPGIEVEDAYIDALAAHFVQRPESFEVIVASNLFGDILSDLGAALVGGLGLSPSANLNPEGDFPSMFEPVHGSAPDIAGKQAANPIAQIWSAALMLEHLGRKDLSAVVMKAIEQVVASATTLTPDLKGNARTFETGDTIVKQIHQQM, from the coding sequence TTGAATACAAACCGCATAGCTGTTTTACCTGGAGACGGAATCGGACCGGAAGTGATGGCTGAAGGAGTAAAGGTCCTGAAGGCTTTAGCTGAAGCTGATTCATCCTTCCAGCTGGAGATGACTTCCTTTGAATGGAATTCAGATTATTACTTAAAGCATGGACGGATGATGCCGGAGGACGGTTTGACCACCTTGAAGAATTTTGATGCTATTTTCTTTGGTGCCCTGGGCGACCGGCGCATCCCTGAACATATCCCGATATGGGAATTGATCATGCCGATCAGAAAAAATTTCAACCAGTATGTGAACCTGCGTCCCATCAAGCAATTGCCTGGTGTGAAGAGTCCACTACATACGGAGGGCCCGATCGATTTCTACGTCTTCCGAGAAAACGCGGAGGGCGAGTATTCCAACATGGGAGGGCGTTTGTATCAACAGATGCCGGAGGAAATAGCGATCCAAAATACGGTGATCACTAAAAAAGGTGTGCAGCGACTGGCCCGTTATGCGTTTGATTATGCCCGGAGGAATGATGTGACAAAGGTCGTAAATGCCACAAAATCCAATGCGATCATCCATTCCATGGGCTTATGGGATGAATCGGTGAAAGCCATCGCTGCAGAATACCCTGGTATAGAAGTCGAGGATGCCTATATTGACGCGCTGGCTGCGCATTTCGTCCAGCGCCCGGAGTCATTTGAAGTCATTGTCGCCTCCAATCTATTCGGGGATATTCTATCAGATCTCGGCGCAGCTCTTGTCGGAGGGCTGGGATTATCCCCATCGGCAAACCTTAATCCGGAGGGCGATTTCCCTTCTATGTTCGAACCGGTTCATGGATCGGCCCCGGATATTGCCGGAAAACAAGCCGCCAATCCGATTGCTCAAATCTGGTCAGCCGCTCTGATGTTGGAACACTTAGGGAGAAAAGATCTTTCCGCAGTAGTCATGAAAGCCATTGAACAGGTGGTGGCATCCGCCACGACTTTGACACCTGACTTGAAAGGAAATGCCAGAACTTTTGAAACGGGAGATACCATTGTCAAACAAATCCATCAACAAATGTAG
- a CDS encoding SDR family NAD(P)-dependent oxidoreductase: MNLQNKAVVVTGASGGMGQAITKRFLEGGAKVAAIDLHVNELEEWENDYPDRFVTVSADLTEEKQVKEAVEKATGFLGEITTLVNTLGIAQSATPIDEVEFSQWNRLMAVNTTSLFLVSKEVVKTMKKQGMGSITNVASIAAERPRPGLNAYVASKGGAIAFTKALAIELAEYKIRVNAINPGPSDTSMLGKFSPEGGDVDKVKEETFKKSVPLGELVTPEDIAEAALYLSSDGARMVTGSVLNVDGGRGI; encoded by the coding sequence ATGAATCTTCAAAATAAGGCGGTTGTAGTCACGGGAGCAAGCGGCGGTATGGGACAAGCCATTACGAAACGATTTTTAGAGGGAGGGGCGAAAGTAGCTGCCATTGATTTGCATGTCAATGAATTAGAAGAATGGGAGAACGATTACCCTGATCGGTTTGTAACTGTTTCTGCTGACCTTACAGAAGAAAAACAAGTAAAGGAAGCGGTAGAAAAGGCGACCGGTTTCTTAGGGGAGATTACAACGCTGGTAAATACATTGGGAATAGCCCAGTCTGCCACGCCCATCGATGAGGTGGAATTTTCCCAATGGAACCGTTTGATGGCTGTCAATACGACTTCTTTATTTCTCGTAAGCAAAGAGGTCGTGAAAACGATGAAGAAACAAGGGATGGGCTCGATCACCAATGTCGCCTCTATCGCTGCTGAACGACCTCGACCGGGGCTGAATGCCTATGTAGCATCCAAAGGGGGAGCGATCGCTTTTACAAAGGCGCTGGCGATTGAATTAGCAGAATACAAGATTCGTGTCAATGCGATTAATCCGGGACCGTCTGATACTAGTATGCTGGGCAAATTCAGTCCTGAAGGCGGGGATGTTGATAAGGTGAAGGAAGAGACATTCAAGAAAAGCGTACCTTTGGGTGAATTAGTGACACCTGAAGACATCGCAGAAGCCGCCTTGTACTTGAGTTCTGACGGTGCCCGGATGGTAACAGGGAGTGTCCTTAATGTAGACGGAGGCCGAGGCATTTGA
- a CDS encoding aldehyde dehydrogenase family protein translates to MKRMYVGGEWIESEGKQTIATKDPATQQVTAKVPRGGKEEIHHAIMTARKTFESDEWQDFAPEERGRILYEMAAKIRESAEEIAQLETMDTGKPISQARSDAEAAARYFEYYAGMADKIFGETIPVQANILDYTVREPVGVTAHIIPWNYPIQIASRSTAAAIATGNTVVVKPAEDTPLTALKLAELFEETSLPKGVFNVVTGYGNEAGAALIHHPEVDHITFTGSVQTGTLVMEAASRNIVPVTLELGGKSPNIVFSDAKLDEAADWVVKSVIQNAGQTCSAGSRLLVQEEVKDDFIERVKIRMLSLKLGPGKQDPDLGPVLSEKQFEKIETFLNIARKENASFLAGGERAHVEGYENGYFLAPTLIDGLDVKSEVAQEEIFGPVLSVFTFKDEQEAIQLANATPYGLVTGVWTENIGRGHRLAKKIRAGQVFINNYGAGGGIQMPFGGYKKSGFGREKGLEALRNYTILKNIAVKM, encoded by the coding sequence ATGAAGCGTATGTATGTCGGAGGCGAATGGATTGAAAGTGAAGGCAAGCAAACGATCGCAACCAAAGATCCAGCGACTCAACAGGTGACCGCTAAAGTGCCAAGAGGAGGAAAAGAAGAAATTCATCATGCAATCATGACAGCAAGAAAAACCTTCGAGTCGGACGAATGGCAGGATTTTGCCCCAGAGGAACGGGGCCGGATTCTTTATGAGATGGCTGCAAAGATTCGCGAATCTGCTGAAGAGATTGCCCAACTTGAAACGATGGATACAGGAAAGCCGATTTCTCAGGCTAGAAGCGATGCCGAAGCAGCAGCTCGCTATTTTGAATATTATGCCGGCATGGCAGACAAAATTTTTGGTGAAACCATTCCTGTCCAGGCGAATATTTTGGATTATACTGTGAGAGAACCGGTCGGTGTGACCGCTCATATTATCCCATGGAACTACCCGATTCAAATCGCCTCAAGGAGTACGGCAGCTGCCATTGCAACAGGGAATACGGTTGTCGTGAAGCCGGCGGAAGATACTCCATTGACGGCACTCAAACTAGCTGAGTTATTCGAGGAAACATCTCTTCCCAAAGGTGTGTTCAATGTTGTGACAGGATACGGAAATGAAGCGGGCGCTGCGTTGATTCATCACCCGGAAGTCGATCATATTACTTTCACTGGTTCGGTTCAGACTGGCACACTTGTCATGGAAGCTGCCTCCCGGAATATCGTCCCGGTCACTTTAGAGCTTGGAGGGAAGTCACCAAACATCGTCTTTTCTGATGCGAAGTTGGATGAAGCGGCTGATTGGGTCGTGAAGTCAGTCATTCAGAATGCAGGACAAACATGTTCAGCAGGCTCCCGGCTGCTCGTCCAGGAAGAAGTGAAAGACGATTTCATCGAACGTGTGAAGATCCGTATGCTTTCATTGAAATTGGGACCAGGCAAGCAAGATCCTGATCTCGGCCCAGTGTTGTCCGAAAAGCAGTTCGAGAAGATCGAAACATTTTTGAACATCGCCCGTAAGGAAAACGCATCGTTTCTGGCTGGTGGTGAACGAGCTCATGTGGAAGGGTATGAAAATGGTTATTTCCTCGCACCGACACTCATCGATGGGCTTGATGTGAAAAGTGAAGTGGCCCAGGAAGAAATATTCGGACCCGTTCTCAGTGTCTTCACTTTCAAAGATGAACAAGAAGCGATCCAACTTGCGAATGCTACCCCATACGGGTTAGTGACAGGAGTGTGGACAGAGAATATCGGCCGTGGTCACCGTCTAGCGAAAAAAATCAGAGCCGGACAAGTGTTCATCAACAACTACGGAGCTGGTGGCGGGATTCAGATGCCATTCGGGGGATATAAGAAGAGTGGATTCGGCAGAGAGAAAGGGCTCGAAGCCTTAAGGAATTACACCATCCTGAAAAACATTGCAGTCAAAATGTGA
- a CDS encoding YhdT family protein, with translation MEKERKKKPDERFKIANREALIGVALAVFNFVWWFAFAYGLGGRTPENYSYVFGLPAWFFYSCVLGFIVMAVLVIIVVKFWFVEVPFDKEEGEQT, from the coding sequence TTGGAAAAAGAAAGGAAGAAAAAACCAGATGAACGGTTCAAAATCGCCAACCGTGAAGCATTGATAGGTGTCGCTTTAGCCGTTTTCAATTTTGTCTGGTGGTTCGCTTTTGCTTACGGTCTCGGCGGTCGGACCCCTGAAAATTACTCGTATGTTTTCGGTTTGCCAGCCTGGTTCTTTTACAGCTGTGTGCTTGGATTCATCGTCATGGCTGTACTCGTCATCATTGTCGTCAAATTTTGGTTTGTAGAGGTACCGTTTGATAAAGAAGAAGGTGAGCAGACATGA
- the panF gene encoding sodium/pantothenate symporter, protein MNTPVVISLFIFLLLIFAIGFWSSRSMKNTTGDSFLQEYFLGGRQLGGFILAMTMIATYGSASSFIGGPGVAYTEGFGWVLLSMSQVATGYFVLMILGKKFAIMARRYKAVTLIDYLKGRYQSKWVVLTAAFSIIVFLFSAMAAQWVGGARLIESLTGLNYTTALFIFAVSVLVYVIIGGFKAVALTDTVQGVVMFGGTLILLIATIVAGGGIGNIMADLTAENPNLVTPYGADGGLSPTYVSSFWILVGVAVVGLPQVTVRAMAYKNSRAMHRALIIGTIVVGFIMLNMHLIGVFARPILPGIEVGDKVMPLIAQEVLPAWLAGIVLAAPMAAIMSTVDSLLLLVSSAVVKDVYLNYIKPDASHTRVKRMSFGVTAVLGILVFLMALSPPDLLIWLNLFAFGGLEATFIWPVVLGLYWDGGNKYGALASMVVGIASYIIVDQFFPNLFGMHNVVVPILLSFVAFVTVSLLTKSLIQNQSVFHDQIERSV, encoded by the coding sequence ATGAATACACCTGTAGTCATATCACTCTTCATTTTTCTTCTTCTCATCTTTGCCATCGGTTTTTGGTCGAGCCGCTCAATGAAAAATACGACCGGGGACTCATTTCTGCAGGAATATTTTCTCGGTGGCCGTCAGCTCGGCGGTTTTATCCTCGCTATGACGATGATCGCGACATATGGAAGTGCAAGCAGCTTCATCGGCGGTCCGGGAGTCGCATACACAGAAGGATTCGGATGGGTGCTTCTGTCGATGTCTCAAGTAGCTACCGGTTATTTTGTCTTAATGATCCTCGGTAAAAAGTTTGCGATCATGGCACGTCGGTACAAAGCGGTGACGCTCATCGACTATTTGAAAGGGCGTTATCAAAGTAAGTGGGTCGTATTGACAGCCGCATTCAGTATCATCGTCTTCCTTTTTTCTGCGATGGCAGCCCAGTGGGTCGGCGGTGCACGGCTGATTGAGTCTCTCACTGGTCTCAATTATACGACAGCATTGTTTATTTTTGCTGTATCTGTCCTCGTCTATGTCATTATCGGAGGTTTCAAGGCCGTAGCCCTGACGGATACCGTGCAGGGGGTCGTCATGTTCGGTGGTACGCTTATTTTGTTAATCGCCACCATCGTTGCTGGAGGCGGAATCGGAAATATCATGGCAGACCTTACTGCTGAAAATCCGAATCTCGTAACCCCTTATGGAGCGGATGGGGGACTGAGTCCGACTTACGTATCTTCCTTCTGGATCCTTGTCGGCGTCGCCGTTGTCGGTTTACCACAAGTGACGGTTCGTGCCATGGCTTATAAGAATTCTCGTGCTATGCACAGGGCCCTCATTATCGGCACGATTGTCGTAGGGTTCATCATGTTGAACATGCACTTGATCGGTGTTTTCGCACGTCCGATCCTTCCTGGGATCGAAGTCGGAGACAAGGTCATGCCGTTGATCGCCCAGGAGGTATTGCCGGCCTGGCTTGCTGGTATCGTTCTAGCTGCACCAATGGCAGCGATCATGTCCACAGTGGATTCTTTGTTACTGCTTGTCAGTTCTGCTGTTGTCAAGGATGTGTATTTGAATTATATCAAGCCGGATGCTTCGCATACACGTGTGAAGCGAATGAGCTTCGGGGTTACTGCTGTGCTTGGGATTCTCGTTTTCCTCATGGCATTGAGTCCGCCTGATTTACTCATTTGGCTGAATCTGTTCGCCTTCGGTGGCCTTGAAGCGACATTCATCTGGCCAGTTGTCCTTGGACTTTACTGGGATGGTGGAAATAAGTATGGCGCTTTGGCATCGATGGTTGTCGGGATTGCTTCTTATATCATCGTCGATCAGTTTTTCCCGAATTTGTTTGGCATGCATAACGTCGTCGTCCCTATTCTGCTGTCCTTTGTCGCCTTTGTAACCGTCAGTTTGCTGACAAAGTCACTCATTCAAAACCAATCCGTTTTTCATGATCAAATTGAAAGGAGTGTTTAA
- a CDS encoding M20 family metallopeptidase has translation MPNTHIETRKSRDKERVLSLTQDLVRIPSVYRPGVEGGNEEKAALYVAAHLKKLGIEVHVEEVEPGRPNVIGIVDSGKPGRTLLFEGHTDVVTEGDRDSWKYDPFGAEIVGGRMYGRGTNDTKGNLSCMITAVQSLLEDKEEWTGKIILCIPCDEEGMMIGIKHFIEQGWAEGVDGAIICEPEENQVCISQRGAMRIALTAYGKMAHGAISWSGINPNWRMAKIIVELEKLEKREQERLGKHPTLGWPSITPTILQAPAKGDAQVNVIPEQCMTTLDIRTVPGQDHDILKEEIQRIFDRLAEDDTDFKADYKVIEDRPWTSTEKEEPVVTAVAEAVRKVLKKEPIYNGVPGATDGTFLHVAGVPIITTGAGDREVPHQIDEYVDIDELAETTEIYRQAALNFLRS, from the coding sequence ATGCCCAATACTCATATAGAAACGAGAAAATCACGAGACAAAGAACGTGTTCTCTCTTTAACGCAAGACCTCGTCCGTATACCGAGTGTATATAGACCAGGAGTTGAAGGAGGGAATGAGGAAAAAGCTGCCCTGTACGTTGCTGCCCACTTGAAAAAACTCGGCATCGAAGTTCACGTGGAAGAGGTTGAGCCGGGACGCCCGAATGTCATAGGCATAGTCGACTCTGGAAAGCCAGGACGAACGCTTTTATTTGAAGGGCACACAGATGTGGTGACAGAAGGGGACCGTGACTCGTGGAAATATGATCCTTTCGGTGCTGAAATTGTAGGGGGCCGAATGTACGGCCGTGGAACCAATGATACGAAAGGGAACCTATCCTGTATGATTACGGCGGTCCAATCCTTGCTTGAAGATAAAGAAGAATGGACCGGGAAAATCATTTTATGTATTCCATGTGACGAAGAGGGCATGATGATCGGAATCAAACACTTCATCGAACAAGGATGGGCAGAAGGTGTAGATGGCGCTATCATTTGCGAGCCTGAGGAGAATCAAGTCTGCATTTCCCAACGAGGAGCGATGAGGATCGCATTGACCGCCTATGGAAAAATGGCGCACGGAGCCATTTCGTGGAGCGGCATCAACCCGAACTGGCGGATGGCGAAAATCATCGTCGAATTAGAAAAACTGGAAAAAAGGGAGCAAGAGCGACTAGGAAAGCATCCAACCCTTGGCTGGCCAAGCATCACCCCGACTATCCTGCAAGCACCTGCCAAAGGAGATGCGCAAGTCAATGTCATTCCAGAACAATGTATGACGACACTGGATATCCGTACCGTCCCAGGGCAGGATCATGATATATTAAAAGAGGAAATCCAGCGAATTTTTGATAGACTTGCTGAAGATGACACGGATTTCAAAGCCGATTACAAGGTAATTGAAGACCGTCCCTGGACGTCGACGGAAAAAGAAGAACCGGTCGTGACAGCCGTAGCAGAAGCCGTCCGGAAGGTCTTGAAAAAGGAACCTATCTATAACGGCGTCCCAGGTGCGACGGACGGCACCTTCTTACATGTGGCTGGTGTACCGATCATTACTACAGGTGCAGGGGATCGGGAAGTCCCTCATCAGATTGATGAATATGTCGACATTGATGAATTGGCAGAAACGACGGAAATATACCGGCAGGCGGCTTTGAATTTTTTACGAAGTTGA
- a CDS encoding immune inhibitor A domain-containing protein, which yields MGPMSVSAFDTPTTGHEHVHKSHTQSGMPFDAAIANDERLIEMLKKSGKISKDATPAEAEKGLKKFLKSKSTSAEKATSHFDDEEKETKKKLQEAMDNNSLTNGKGNKLGKAGSPDGVEEEAYNGEMRTDKVLVLLVDYPDKAHNSLSPEETDMYYEGEDAYSREHYQDMLFGNGGWTGPDGKNYVSMKQYYEQQSGGSYSVEGEVAGWYTASQPAAAYGGNYPTEDGSDVNPRGLVKEALELAAADPSVDISDYDQWDRYDLDGDGNYLEADGLVDHLMVIHSGVGEEAGGGSLGSDAIWSHRWNLSGVTPITGTEASVDYWGGSMAAYDYTIEPEDGAVGVMAHEFGHDLGLPDEYDTQYTGEGEPVSYWSIMSSGSWAGDIPGTMPTGFSPYAKEMLQASAVVDSEGTEGNWLSGTEISVEDVNKKGMEFLLDEANTKGTNNDVVKVNLPQKETVINEPVSGEYEYFSGSADNLNNVLTTTVDLTDAESAAFNFKTWYDIEADWDYAYVTVNGDTIASDITTNTDPNGSNLGHGITGDSDGWIDASFDLSAYAGQEVEVAIEYVTDAAVSNPGLYADDLSIVVDGEEVLFDDAEGDAKFGLDGFTKNDGIKRSDHYYLLEWRSHNGVDEGLANIRRGESLMTFDDGLVVWYVDNQYSENWTGVHPGDGFLGVVDADQRTNKWSDGSLGATRFQVHDAAFSLDKSEKMYLDYRDLLGVTMKDNYTKRAPLFDDSADYSNKGLVDAGRNVPEYGLKFRVSGQSEDGTVGQVLIFK from the coding sequence ATGGGACCCATGAGCGTAAGTGCATTCGACACACCAACGACCGGACATGAGCATGTACATAAATCGCATACCCAAAGCGGGATGCCTTTCGATGCAGCCATTGCCAATGATGAACGCTTAATTGAGATGTTGAAGAAAAGCGGCAAGATTTCAAAAGACGCAACACCCGCGGAAGCTGAAAAAGGCCTGAAAAAGTTTTTGAAATCCAAATCAACTTCAGCAGAAAAAGCGACAAGCCACTTTGATGATGAAGAAAAAGAAACAAAGAAAAAACTGCAAGAAGCGATGGACAATAACAGTTTGACCAATGGAAAAGGAAACAAGTTAGGAAAAGCGGGTAGTCCTGATGGCGTTGAAGAAGAAGCTTATAATGGAGAAATGCGGACAGATAAAGTCCTTGTCCTTTTAGTTGATTACCCAGATAAAGCTCACAATTCCCTCTCACCTGAGGAGACAGATATGTATTATGAAGGGGAAGATGCATACTCCCGCGAGCACTATCAGGACATGCTATTCGGAAATGGCGGCTGGACAGGCCCTGACGGAAAAAACTATGTATCTATGAAACAATATTATGAACAGCAATCGGGAGGCAGTTATTCCGTAGAGGGCGAAGTTGCTGGTTGGTACACAGCCAGTCAACCTGCAGCTGCTTACGGAGGAAATTACCCGACGGAAGACGGCAGTGACGTCAATCCTCGAGGACTTGTCAAAGAAGCTCTGGAGTTAGCTGCAGCTGATCCATCTGTCGACATTTCTGATTATGATCAATGGGATCGCTACGACCTGGACGGCGATGGGAACTATCTGGAAGCAGATGGCCTGGTCGATCACTTGATGGTCATCCACTCTGGTGTCGGCGAGGAAGCTGGCGGAGGCTCGCTTGGCTCTGATGCTATTTGGTCTCACCGCTGGAATCTAAGTGGCGTTACACCAATCACAGGCACGGAAGCATCCGTTGATTATTGGGGTGGATCTATGGCTGCTTATGATTATACGATTGAACCTGAAGATGGAGCCGTCGGTGTCATGGCCCACGAATTTGGACATGATCTTGGACTGCCAGATGAGTATGATACACAGTACACAGGTGAAGGCGAACCGGTCAGCTACTGGTCCATTATGTCAAGCGGAAGCTGGGCTGGAGATATTCCAGGGACGATGCCTACAGGATTCAGTCCTTACGCGAAAGAAATGCTGCAAGCCTCTGCAGTCGTAGACAGTGAGGGTACCGAAGGAAACTGGTTATCCGGTACAGAAATCAGTGTTGAAGACGTCAATAAGAAAGGCATGGAATTCCTTTTAGATGAAGCGAACACAAAAGGGACGAACAATGATGTCGTCAAAGTCAATCTGCCGCAAAAAGAAACGGTCATCAACGAACCGGTCAGCGGTGAATATGAGTACTTCTCCGGCAGCGCAGATAATTTAAACAATGTCTTAACAACAACTGTAGATCTGACAGACGCTGAAAGTGCTGCCTTCAACTTCAAAACATGGTATGACATTGAAGCAGACTGGGATTATGCTTATGTAACTGTAAACGGTGATACGATAGCGAGCGACATCACAACGAATACGGACCCTAATGGTTCAAACCTTGGGCATGGCATTACAGGGGACTCTGACGGTTGGATTGATGCCTCCTTCGACCTGTCTGCATATGCTGGCCAAGAGGTGGAAGTGGCTATCGAATATGTGACAGATGCCGCTGTATCGAACCCTGGCCTCTATGCTGATGACCTTTCTATCGTCGTCGACGGGGAAGAAGTTCTCTTTGATGATGCAGAAGGTGACGCGAAGTTTGGCCTTGACGGTTTCACGAAAAATGACGGCATAAAACGTTCCGACCACTATTATTTGCTGGAATGGCGCAGTCACAATGGTGTCGATGAAGGATTAGCGAACATCCGCCGTGGCGAAAGTCTGATGACATTCGATGATGGACTTGTCGTCTGGTACGTCGATAATCAATACTCCGAAAACTGGACTGGTGTTCACCCTGGGGATGGATTTTTAGGTGTCGTGGATGCAGACCAGCGCACGAACAAATGGAGTGACGGAAGTCTTGGTGCTACTCGTTTCCAAGTCCATGATGCTGCATTCAGCTTGGATAAGTCTGAAAAAATGTATTTAGACTACAGAGATCTTCTTGGTGTAACAATGAAAGATAATTACACGAAGCGTGCACCTCTTTTTGATGATAGTGCAGACTACTCGAACAAAGGCCTTGTTGATGCAGGACGTAATGTTCCTGAATATGGACTGAAGTTCCGTGTATCTGGACAAAGTGAAGATGGTACTGTCGGTCAGGTACTGATTTTCAAATAA
- a CDS encoding helix-turn-helix domain-containing protein, with the protein MEMGKVLRYYRVKNGMSQEEVSESIVSPSYLSRIENNKTTVEKETLVLLLQRVGIDYEEIQSDEGKIEKLLHQWEEPLLDNRKDECERIYKELQPMIHPITNTQLQAEYHIKKVRAAIILNTYDDLDHSLRFMNDFYDTLSSRNRFFYYKHLGNYYWITNNAEKAKKYFEKGLAEYSSIHLSELEQADLYFLYALSLYVGRKETVSFSYAQSALTVFQNNYKPRQCLKIHIHIGICFSNIGDVHFALSNFEKAKTLAEEIDDMDHLGVIYHNMATMHLRKREISLSITYLMKAMKYKNQTSLSYFKSLVLLLFVYSQEKKTGECLKELNAHLHFADKLPQDNNLTKEFWFFYYFLKADEKEWEEYVKKVFLPSLKKHRKIQEMERYSRFLGEYYEAKGGYKKAASYYKLALDCNQVVDY; encoded by the coding sequence ATGGAAATGGGAAAAGTGTTGAGGTACTATCGAGTAAAAAATGGCATGAGCCAGGAAGAAGTATCCGAATCCATTGTTTCACCTTCTTATTTATCAAGAATCGAAAACAATAAAACAACTGTTGAAAAAGAGACCCTTGTGTTGCTGCTTCAAAGAGTCGGCATCGATTATGAAGAAATACAATCAGATGAAGGAAAAATTGAAAAACTCCTCCATCAATGGGAAGAGCCTCTCTTAGATAATAGAAAAGATGAATGTGAACGCATTTATAAAGAACTACAACCTATGATACACCCCATTACAAATACACAACTCCAGGCCGAATATCATATAAAGAAAGTTCGAGCAGCAATAATTTTGAATACATACGATGATTTGGATCATTCCCTAAGATTCATGAACGATTTCTACGATACGTTATCATCAAGAAACCGCTTCTTTTACTACAAACATCTAGGGAACTATTATTGGATCACCAATAATGCAGAGAAAGCTAAAAAATACTTCGAAAAGGGGTTAGCCGAGTATTCTTCCATCCATCTAAGTGAACTAGAACAGGCCGACCTGTATTTCCTCTATGCTTTGTCCTTATATGTCGGTCGAAAAGAAACAGTCAGCTTTTCATATGCGCAGTCCGCTCTCACTGTCTTTCAAAACAATTATAAACCCCGGCAGTGTTTAAAAATTCACATCCACATCGGGATTTGCTTTAGCAATATCGGTGATGTACATTTCGCCCTGTCTAACTTTGAAAAAGCCAAAACATTAGCAGAAGAAATTGATGATATGGATCATCTTGGTGTCATTTACCATAATATGGCCACAATGCATTTACGAAAAAGGGAAATATCCCTTTCCATCACCTACTTAATGAAAGCTATGAAGTATAAAAATCAAACAAGTCTCAGTTATTTTAAATCGTTGGTGTTGCTACTGTTTGTGTATAGTCAGGAAAAGAAAACCGGAGAATGCCTCAAAGAACTCAATGCTCACCTACATTTCGCTGATAAATTACCCCAAGACAATAATCTGACGAAAGAGTTTTGGTTCTTCTATTACTTCCTTAAAGCAGATGAAAAGGAATGGGAGGAATATGTCAAAAAAGTGTTTCTGCCATCTTTAAAAAAACATCGAAAAATCCAAGAAATGGAAAGGTATTCGAGATTTTTAGGAGAATACTATGAAGCAAAGGGGGGATATAAAAAAGCTGCGTCCTATTACAAATTAGCGCTGGATTGCAATCAAGTTGTGGACTATTAA